One genomic region from Leptolyngbyaceae cyanobacterium JSC-12 encodes:
- a CDS encoding hypothetical protein (IMG reference gene:2510098615): MQLKTLGIGFAAAASMAVGGLTMTSPSHAATLAPGKFTITGNNVSSVTGFSNTTPGSKFTLNLDNSPLSIVDAQGVFAGASGLTGTPNVASLLLTVVNSTTFSFENRVPFITGLKQNGEDIFFDLNAGQLGGFITSSTNYSFGGQVTGRLRDSSGNLIGADGSLASFIIGAGSNSNQSSITVETIPTPALLPGLVALGAGVLRKRKAEAEAEAEA, translated from the coding sequence ATGCAGTTGAAAACACTTGGCATCGGTTTCGCAGCCGCTGCATCAATGGCAGTAGGTGGGCTGACTATGACTTCACCAAGTCATGCAGCTACCTTAGCTCCTGGTAAATTCACCATCACTGGAAACAATGTGTCTAGTGTCACTGGTTTTTCTAACACGACTCCGGGCAGTAAATTCACTTTGAATTTGGACAATTCCCCACTTTCAATAGTTGATGCTCAGGGAGTATTTGCTGGTGCTTCAGGTCTAACAGGTACTCCAAACGTAGCATCCTTGCTTTTGACCGTAGTGAACAGCACCACTTTTTCTTTTGAGAATCGAGTTCCTTTCATTACGGGTCTTAAGCAAAACGGTGAAGATATTTTCTTTGACCTTAATGCTGGCCAGTTGGGAGGGTTTATCACTAGCAGCACCAATTACAGCTTTGGTGGTCAAGTAACAGGACGATTGAGAGATAGTAGTGGCAATTTAATTGGTGCTGATGGTAGTTTGGCTAGCTTCATTATCGGTGCTGGATCAAATTCTAACCAGAGTAGTATTACGGTCGAAACTATTCCTACTCCAGCGCTGCTACCAGGATTAGTAGCATTAGGTGCTGGTGTATTACGGAAGCGGAAGGCTGAAGCTGAGGCTGAGGCTGAGGCTTAA
- a CDS encoding secondary thiamine-phosphate synthase enzyme (IMG reference gene:2510098617~PFAM: Uncharacterised protein family UPF0047~TIGRFAM: secondary thiamine-phosphate synthase enzyme): protein MPIIHQLIQIPTESGIQIYDVTPQIQTFVTSTTIQNGQVLIFSRHTTTALAINENEPRLFEDVKAYLQQLAPEGELTLGTVRHRYRHNDLHLRPNIPPDEPMNAHSHLMAMTLSTSEVIPVVDGKLALGTYQSVLLFELDGPRTRSLLLQAMGE from the coding sequence ATGCCCATCATTCACCAATTGATCCAAATTCCCACCGAATCCGGCATCCAGATTTACGACGTGACGCCGCAGATTCAAACCTTTGTGACCTCAACCACGATACAAAACGGTCAGGTGTTGATTTTCTCTCGACATACCACCACCGCTCTCGCCATTAATGAGAACGAACCCAGATTATTCGAAGATGTCAAAGCCTATTTACAGCAATTGGCTCCTGAAGGAGAACTAACCCTGGGCACAGTGCGCCATCGCTATCGCCACAATGACCTGCACCTGCGCCCAAACATTCCTCCCGATGAACCGATGAATGCCCATTCACATCTGATGGCTATGACCCTCAGCACCAGTGAAGTCATCCCAGTTGTAGACGGCAAATTGGCGTTGGGAACCTATCAATCTGTGCTGCTGTTTGAATTAGATGGACCCCGGACGCGATCGCTGTTGTTGCAGGCAATGGGTGAGTAG
- a CDS encoding Mg chelatase-related protein (IMG reference gene:2510098622~PFAM: Magnesium chelatase, subunit ChlI; Lon protease (S16) C-terminal proteolytic domain~TIGRFAM: Mg chelatase-related protein): protein MLARVWSASLVGIDAVKVGVEVDIAGGLPGIVVVGLPSQEVQESKERVRAAIKNAGYAFPMRKVVVNLTPADLRKEGPSFDLPISIGILAASEQINTDLLDEFLFLGEVSLDGSLRPIAGVLAIAAAAKRLGIQGIVVPADNVREAAVVKGLKVFGFKHLSEVGEFLAEPDHHVPAQVNGLEELERSRFAGPNLRDVKGQAHARRALEIAAAGGHNLIFVGPPGSGKTMLARRLPSILPPLSFDEALEVTQIHSVAGLLKNKGSLVTTRPFRSPHHSASGPSLVGGGSFPRPGEISLAHRGILFLDELTEFKRDVLEFLRQPLEDGYVSISRTRQSVSFPAQFTLVASTNPCPCGFYGDTVQPCTCTPRAREQYWARLSGPLLDRIDLQVAVNRLKPEEITQQPTGEDSEAVQQRVQAARHRAHIRFKDTSLKCNAEMQANHLRQWCKLDDAGRNLLETAIRKLGLSVRASDRILKVARTIADLAGNEMLQSHHVAEAIQYRTIDRMQ, encoded by the coding sequence ATGCTGGCTAGAGTTTGGAGTGCATCACTGGTTGGAATTGATGCGGTAAAAGTTGGAGTTGAAGTAGACATTGCCGGAGGACTCCCTGGCATTGTTGTTGTTGGTTTGCCATCGCAAGAGGTGCAGGAGTCAAAGGAGCGTGTGAGAGCTGCGATCAAAAATGCAGGATACGCTTTCCCAATGCGGAAAGTCGTTGTAAACCTGACACCCGCAGACCTCAGAAAAGAAGGTCCTAGTTTTGATCTGCCCATCAGCATCGGTATTCTGGCAGCATCCGAACAGATCAACACCGATTTGTTGGATGAGTTTTTGTTTTTGGGAGAAGTGTCATTAGATGGCAGCTTGCGTCCGATTGCAGGAGTGTTGGCGATCGCAGCAGCGGCTAAACGGTTGGGGATTCAGGGAATTGTGGTTCCCGCTGATAATGTGCGTGAGGCGGCTGTTGTCAAAGGGTTGAAAGTCTTTGGCTTCAAGCATCTCTCTGAAGTGGGAGAATTTCTTGCAGAGCCAGATCACCATGTTCCTGCCCAAGTGAATGGATTAGAAGAACTAGAGCGATCGCGCTTTGCCGGTCCCAATTTGCGGGATGTGAAAGGGCAGGCACATGCTCGTCGTGCCCTGGAAATTGCAGCAGCAGGTGGGCACAACCTTATATTTGTGGGACCGCCAGGTTCCGGCAAAACCATGCTGGCTCGTCGGTTACCCTCCATTCTGCCTCCATTAAGCTTTGACGAAGCTTTAGAGGTCACCCAAATTCACTCCGTTGCAGGTTTGCTGAAGAATAAAGGCTCCCTCGTTACCACACGCCCATTTCGTAGCCCCCATCATTCCGCTTCAGGTCCATCCCTGGTGGGAGGCGGCAGTTTTCCCCGTCCTGGGGAAATTTCACTGGCACACCGAGGCATCTTATTTCTGGATGAACTGACCGAGTTCAAGCGGGATGTGCTGGAGTTTTTAAGACAACCCTTAGAAGATGGATACGTCAGCATTTCTCGCACCCGCCAGTCAGTCTCATTTCCTGCCCAATTTACGCTCGTTGCCAGTACCAATCCTTGCCCCTGCGGGTTTTATGGCGACACAGTTCAGCCCTGTACTTGCACCCCCAGAGCACGGGAACAATACTGGGCACGCCTATCCGGTCCCCTACTTGACCGAATTGATCTTCAAGTGGCGGTGAATCGGTTGAAGCCGGAGGAAATTACTCAACAACCGACAGGCGAGGATTCAGAAGCCGTGCAGCAACGAGTTCAAGCTGCCCGCCATCGCGCCCATATACGCTTTAAAGACACCTCACTTAAATGTAATGCTGAGATGCAGGCGAACCACTTGCGGCAATGGTGCAAGCTGGATGATGCAGGACGAAATTTATTAGAAACCGCCATTCGTAAATTAGGACTGTCTGTCCGTGCCAGCGATCGCATTCTTAAAGTAGCTCGCACCATTGCAGATTTGGCAGGCAATGAAATGCTCCAATCGCATCATGTGGCTGAAGCGATCCAGTACCGCACGATTGATCGAATGCAATGA
- a CDS encoding hypothetical protein (IMG reference gene:2510098618), whose protein sequence is MTGFLRGFFGSKPKDEALAQPEVKPPKPAREGGRAYYLDIDDARTMGDVEYMRTAKKVRRTFPKTVNNEEMELEKEVSSINMSDRKLGTQVPKSSMGSVATSTPVAESNDSVSTNAQVSERRKADSSLDMFRNMAKDIRK, encoded by the coding sequence GTGACTGGATTTTTAAGAGGGTTTTTTGGATCAAAGCCAAAGGATGAAGCGCTTGCTCAACCAGAAGTGAAGCCACCAAAGCCCGCTCGCGAAGGTGGGCGAGCCTACTACCTGGATATAGATGATGCCCGAACAATGGGTGACGTAGAATACATGCGAACCGCTAAGAAAGTACGGCGAACATTTCCCAAAACGGTCAATAACGAAGAGATGGAACTGGAAAAGGAAGTGTCTTCAATAAATATGAGCGATCGCAAGCTGGGTACCCAAGTTCCCAAATCGTCGATGGGTTCTGTAGCCACCTCCACTCCAGTGGCTGAATCCAACGATTCAGTTTCGACGAATGCTCAAGTGTCTGAACGCCGTAAGGCAGATTCCAGCCTGGATATGTTCCGCAATATGGCAAAAGACATCCGTAAATAA
- a CDS encoding putative hydrolase or acyltransferase of alpha/beta superfamily (IMG reference gene:2510098619): MTQKQTISLNLNFVHPGSASPAAFVEFGDGPTLLMLHGFMGSAACWLPLMEHLQSQVHCVALDLMGFGDSAKPRMQYDIAKEVEFVHRFVEARSFERCYLLGHSFGGWVATAYALAYPEQVAGLILAAPAGIRDDSFCGRYDHLRPILWDTPIVDWVLNGIAPLVTLAGHQETLKQITWMRRELMAQPAARSFLMDRLRPEDAIDTVEKHIHQLQVPTLVITGDRDETIPLWHSETYAQEIPNAKLVIFPNADHSLPQNHAPQLAELILSFLMKAEP, translated from the coding sequence GTGACTCAGAAACAAACCATCTCCCTCAATCTCAATTTTGTTCATCCAGGCTCTGCTTCACCAGCCGCTTTTGTAGAGTTTGGAGACGGACCAACGTTGCTGATGTTGCATGGCTTCATGGGTAGCGCGGCGTGTTGGTTGCCATTGATGGAACACCTCCAATCGCAGGTTCACTGTGTCGCACTCGATTTAATGGGGTTTGGAGATTCGGCAAAACCTCGGATGCAATACGACATTGCAAAGGAAGTGGAGTTTGTTCATCGGTTTGTAGAAGCCCGTAGTTTTGAACGATGCTATCTGTTGGGGCATTCCTTTGGCGGCTGGGTGGCGACCGCTTATGCCCTGGCGTATCCAGAACAGGTTGCTGGGCTGATACTAGCGGCTCCTGCCGGAATTCGGGATGATAGCTTTTGTGGACGGTATGACCATCTACGCCCAATCTTATGGGATACGCCGATTGTAGATTGGGTCTTGAATGGGATCGCTCCGTTGGTAACATTGGCAGGGCATCAGGAAACCCTGAAGCAAATTACATGGATGCGGCGGGAATTGATGGCGCAACCAGCCGCACGTTCTTTCTTAATGGATCGGCTACGTCCAGAAGATGCGATCGATACGGTGGAGAAGCATATTCATCAATTGCAGGTACCAACGCTGGTCATTACGGGCGATCGCGATGAAACTATTCCCCTGTGGCATAGCGAAACCTATGCCCAGGAAATCCCCAATGCTAAGTTGGTGATTTTTCCCAACGCCGACCACTCTTTACCACAAAACCATGCGCCCCAACTCGCAGAACTGATTTTGTCATTTTTGATGAAGGCTGAACCGTGA
- a CDS encoding putative membrane protein (IMG reference gene:2510098621~PFAM: DoxX): MAISSLLVKVLKPNVSPNLPSQVAWAILRAVVGIMMIHNGLDKLANIESFAQAYVEVIGLPFPIFFSYLAAFTELIGAPLVAIGLLTRPAALGLFSTMCVAMYHHILVSGFNIPYLELSSIYAACFLFFVINGAGLFSTDALVTNWLDTSSFSMQAKQLMRLERVYQAPSAQKEQTDVVNK, from the coding sequence ATGGCTATCTCATCCCTACTTGTCAAAGTCTTGAAACCGAATGTTAGCCCCAATCTCCCGTCACAAGTTGCCTGGGCAATTTTGCGGGCAGTTGTAGGCATCATGATGATTCACAACGGCTTGGACAAACTGGCAAACATCGAAAGTTTTGCTCAAGCCTATGTCGAAGTCATTGGTTTACCATTCCCAATTTTCTTCAGCTACCTGGCTGCTTTTACAGAACTGATTGGTGCACCCCTGGTTGCCATCGGGTTGCTCACCCGTCCGGCAGCACTGGGTCTGTTCAGCACAATGTGCGTTGCCATGTATCACCATATTCTGGTGTCTGGTTTTAATATTCCCTACCTGGAGCTTTCTTCAATCTACGCTGCGTGCTTTCTCTTCTTCGTAATCAATGGTGCAGGACTGTTCTCAACTGATGCTTTAGTGACTAACTGGCTTGATACCAGTTCATTTTCTATGCAAGCAAAGCAGTTGATGCGACTTGAGCGAGTCTATCAGGCACCCAGTGCCCAAAAAGAACAGACTGATGTAGTGAATAAATAG
- a CDS encoding hypothetical protein (IMG reference gene:2510098616), translating to MTTLSSPNGYIGSYNPKGLCQIVGFACLAGFLVDLAVITFPPNLGNLQWRIGFMQQVSDRSIILLFGLALVMFGMLDFRRMRRRLALLCLILGATFCLSSILVIRDGIAFQQEALKNISNQATQVQSQIQKAQSSPGSVPNVTPEQLNQLSSQLNNQVNALKENARTTTLRTGISSVGNLIVVGLALIGLGQYGARPPKH from the coding sequence ATGACGACTCTTTCTTCCCCTAATGGTTACATTGGCTCTTACAATCCCAAGGGGCTTTGCCAGATTGTTGGATTTGCTTGTTTAGCTGGTTTTTTGGTGGACTTAGCTGTGATTACGTTTCCACCTAACCTGGGCAACTTGCAGTGGCGCATTGGATTTATGCAGCAGGTGAGCGATCGCTCCATTATTCTGTTGTTTGGATTAGCACTGGTGATGTTTGGCATGCTGGATTTTCGCCGGATGCGCAGACGTTTGGCACTACTTTGTCTCATTTTAGGAGCAACGTTTTGCCTCTCTTCTATCCTGGTGATTCGGGATGGGATTGCCTTTCAACAAGAAGCTTTAAAGAACATCAGTAATCAAGCGACACAAGTTCAGTCCCAGATTCAAAAAGCCCAAAGTAGTCCTGGTTCAGTCCCGAATGTCACCCCCGAACAGTTGAATCAACTGTCAAGCCAATTGAACAATCAGGTTAACGCTTTGAAGGAAAATGCTAGAACAACCACCCTTAGAACGGGCATTTCTAGTGTAGGTAACTTGATTGTTGTTGGATTAGCTTTGATCGGTTTGGGGCAGTATGGAGCACGCCCACCCAAGCATTGA
- a CDS encoding NifZ domain-containing protein (IMG reference gene:2510098624~PFAM: NifZ domain), whose translation MQSNEIEIEIDSPPVFDIGQKVRSRKLIRNDGTFPGKDIGATLAKKGDVGYVVSIGTFLQSSYIYAVHFMTTGYIVGCRKKELELAEEIQ comes from the coding sequence ATGCAATCGAATGAAATTGAAATTGAAATTGATTCTCCGCCTGTGTTTGATATTGGTCAAAAGGTGCGATCGCGCAAATTAATTCGCAATGACGGCACCTTCCCAGGGAAAGATATTGGTGCCACCCTCGCGAAGAAAGGAGACGTTGGTTACGTGGTCAGTATTGGAACTTTTTTGCAAAGTTCTTACATCTATGCTGTCCATTTCATGACGACTGGATACATTGTTGGCTGTCGGAAAAAAGAACTTGAACTTGCGGAGGAAATTCAATGA
- a CDS encoding glycosyltransferase (IMG reference gene:2510098613~PFAM: Glycosyl transferases group 1) produces the protein MIETAVKSASILCVGNRWFPTAPGGAERYIYELIRYLTTTGDRVELCATDVPRFDAHSSLLLTNLASAERSLPQRLWTSQFQFQRRSLTTPDAINLHFALYSFPILNQLPSNVPITFNFHGPWALESQQEGESKVAVWLKYWLEQQVFRRCDRFIVLSQAFGKILHQHYNISWDNIHVIPGGVDIQRFQLDLTRQHAREILRFPQDRPILFTPRRLTHRMGIDKLLQAVAIVKQQVPDVWLAIAGKGTLRPRLEQQVEDLGLRKHVKFLGYVPDEQLPIAYQAADLTVVPSQSLEGFGLILLESLACGTPVLSTPVGGMPEVLTPFHPALVIETPEAEAIAARLLDCLTGNLSLPSREACREYVIHHYDWKIVAPKVRDVLLMPASYACAV, from the coding sequence ATGATCGAAACGGCTGTTAAATCAGCGTCTATTCTTTGCGTTGGAAATCGGTGGTTTCCGACAGCACCTGGCGGCGCAGAACGCTATATTTATGAATTAATTCGCTACCTTACGACAACAGGCGATCGCGTCGAATTATGTGCCACCGATGTGCCCAGGTTTGATGCTCACTCATCGCTGTTATTAACCAATCTGGCATCAGCCGAGCGTTCACTCCCGCAACGATTATGGACTAGTCAATTCCAATTTCAGCGACGGAGCCTGACCACACCGGATGCCATTAATCTGCACTTTGCCCTGTATAGTTTTCCAATTCTGAATCAACTACCGTCTAATGTCCCAATCACCTTTAACTTTCATGGACCCTGGGCGCTGGAAAGCCAGCAGGAAGGTGAGTCGAAGGTGGCTGTGTGGTTGAAATATTGGTTAGAACAGCAAGTATTTCGTCGCTGCGATCGCTTTATTGTATTGAGTCAAGCCTTTGGCAAAATCCTGCATCAGCACTACAACATTTCCTGGGATAACATTCATGTCATTCCCGGTGGCGTCGATATTCAACGCTTCCAACTAGACTTAACTCGACAACACGCACGGGAGATCCTCAGGTTTCCCCAAGATCGTCCGATTCTGTTTACGCCTCGTCGATTAACCCACCGCATGGGGATTGATAAGTTACTTCAGGCGGTCGCGATCGTCAAACAGCAGGTGCCTGATGTCTGGCTTGCGATCGCGGGGAAAGGAACCTTACGCCCCAGGCTCGAGCAACAAGTAGAAGACCTGGGCTTACGCAAGCATGTCAAATTCCTCGGCTACGTTCCCGATGAGCAACTGCCAATCGCCTATCAAGCCGCTGACCTCACGGTTGTTCCCAGCCAATCTCTGGAAGGCTTTGGTCTAATTTTGCTAGAGTCCCTCGCCTGCGGCACACCCGTTTTATCAACGCCTGTGGGCGGAATGCCCGAAGTGTTAACCCCCTTCCATCCCGCTTTAGTGATTGAAACTCCTGAAGCTGAGGCGATCGCGGCTCGCTTGCTTGATTGTCTCACGGGCAATCTCTCTCTACCCAGTCGTGAAGCCTGCCGTGAGTATGTAATACACCATTATGATTGGAAAATTGTGGCTCCCAAAGTCCGGGATGTCTTGCTGATGCCAGCGTCTTATGCCTGTGCCGTTTGA
- a CDS encoding hypothetical protein (IMG reference gene:2510098620) encodes MTLSTLLPIPHHFERDRVSAVWRVPYQQRAEEAIRWAKQHNIPPASGDQTRVCLLAIDVQNTFCIPEFELFVGGRSGMGAVEDNIRLCEFIYRNLGMITEIVPTMDTHTAIQIFHPIFWVDAKGNHPTPAATMISLEDVEQEIWRVNPAIAPSLGKNYETLQQYAWHYTHQLIQDGKYPLTIWPYHSMLGGIGHALVSAVEEAIFFHCIARSSQTRFELKGNNPLTENYSVLRPEVLEDADGTAIAQKNSPLLQKLLAFDAVIIAGQAKSHCVAWTIADLLTEIQSADPELAKKIYLLEDCTSPVVVPGVVDFTEQADTTFQQFAAAGMHLVKSTQSISQWEGIQ; translated from the coding sequence ATGACGTTGTCAACTTTGCTTCCTATTCCACACCATTTTGAGCGCGATCGCGTGAGTGCCGTTTGGAGAGTGCCCTACCAGCAACGAGCGGAAGAAGCTATAAGGTGGGCCAAGCAACACAACATCCCGCCTGCCTCCGGCGATCAAACTCGAGTTTGTTTGTTAGCGATCGATGTGCAAAATACCTTCTGTATTCCAGAGTTTGAATTGTTTGTGGGTGGAAGGTCTGGCATGGGTGCGGTGGAGGATAATATACGGCTGTGTGAGTTTATTTATCGCAATCTGGGCATGATTACTGAAATCGTCCCCACGATGGATACCCACACAGCCATACAGATTTTTCATCCCATCTTTTGGGTGGATGCCAAAGGAAATCATCCAACCCCTGCAGCGACTATGATTTCTTTGGAGGATGTAGAACAGGAAATTTGGCGAGTGAATCCAGCGATCGCTCCCAGTTTGGGCAAAAATTATGAAACATTGCAACAATATGCCTGGCACTATACGCATCAGCTAATACAGGATGGTAAGTATCCGTTAACAATCTGGCCCTACCATTCCATGCTGGGTGGCATTGGACATGCACTGGTATCTGCGGTTGAAGAAGCAATCTTTTTCCATTGCATTGCCCGTTCTAGCCAGACTCGGTTTGAACTCAAAGGCAACAACCCCTTAACTGAAAATTACTCAGTTTTACGACCAGAGGTGTTGGAAGATGCGGATGGCACAGCGATCGCCCAGAAAAATTCTCCACTTCTGCAAAAGCTCCTCGCCTTTGATGCGGTAATTATTGCAGGTCAGGCAAAAAGTCATTGCGTTGCCTGGACAATTGCAGACTTGCTGACTGAAATTCAATCCGCTGATCCTGAACTAGCAAAGAAAATCTATCTGCTGGAAGACTGTACATCACCTGTGGTCGTGCCAGGCGTGGTTGATTTCACGGAGCAAGCCGATACCACCTTTCAACAGTTTGCTGCTGCTGGGATGCACTTAGTAAAATCAACTCAATCAATCTCACAATGGGAAGGAATACAATAA
- a CDS encoding putative nitrogen fixation protein FixT (IMG reference gene:2510098623~PFAM: NifT/FixU protein~TIGRFAM: probable nitrogen fixation protein FixT), protein MKVMLRHNAAGHLVVYVAKKDLEEEVVKQAVTDTETIYTLANGWELLITDLEEPLKLPKTVEARRIA, encoded by the coding sequence ATGAAAGTCATGCTACGCCACAATGCGGCTGGGCATCTGGTCGTCTACGTTGCTAAGAAAGATTTAGAAGAAGAGGTCGTGAAACAAGCCGTAACTGATACCGAAACAATCTACACCCTCGCCAATGGGTGGGAACTATTGATTACGGATCTAGAAGAACCGTTGAAACTACCCAAAACGGTAGAAGCCAGACGTATTGCATAG
- a CDS encoding glycosyltransferase (IMG reference gene:2510098614~PFAM: Glycosyl transferases group 1), with the protein MRILFLDQSGKPGGAELCLLDVAKPYRDRCLVGLLADGPFRELLEQQSIPVKVLTQQSIQVQKNSHILQGVLSLQSLIAPITKAIELSRECDLIYANTQKALVVGAIASILSRRPLVYHLHDIVSPEHFSASNRQIITTLANRVATWVIANSHASQAAFIQAGGRPEKTTVIYNGFDPVPYQAASIQRERIRQELGICDRFVVGHFSRLSPWKGQHILIEALAQCPANVIALFVGDALFGEEAYVKQLYHQVNQLGLQERIQFLGFRSDIPALMSACDLVAHTSTAPEPFGRVIIEAMLCGRPVVAAAAGGAVELVQPGETGWLVPPGDSLKLAEVIHQVQTNPARSQQIAQQAQRQASQQFNLASTNHQIAELLQAIVKPSLIKSCSNTPPG; encoded by the coding sequence ATGAGAATTCTGTTTCTCGACCAGAGTGGCAAACCCGGTGGCGCAGAACTGTGCTTGCTCGATGTTGCCAAACCTTATCGCGATCGCTGCCTGGTTGGGCTTCTAGCGGATGGTCCCTTTCGAGAACTGCTAGAACAACAGTCAATTCCAGTGAAGGTGCTCACCCAGCAATCCATTCAGGTGCAAAAGAATAGTCATATTCTACAGGGAGTTCTCAGCCTTCAGAGTTTGATTGCGCCAATAACGAAAGCTATTGAACTCAGTCGAGAGTGTGATCTGATTTATGCCAACACTCAAAAAGCACTCGTCGTAGGTGCGATCGCGAGTATTCTCAGCCGTCGTCCGCTGGTTTATCACTTACACGATATTGTTTCACCGGAGCACTTTAGTGCCAGTAATCGGCAGATTATTACAACTCTGGCGAATCGGGTTGCCACATGGGTGATTGCAAACTCTCATGCCAGTCAAGCTGCATTTATCCAGGCAGGGGGCCGACCTGAGAAAACCACAGTCATTTATAACGGCTTTGATCCGGTTCCCTATCAAGCTGCCAGCATACAGCGAGAGCGCATCCGGCAGGAATTGGGAATTTGCGATCGCTTCGTTGTTGGACACTTTAGCCGCCTATCTCCCTGGAAGGGGCAGCATATCCTGATCGAAGCTCTGGCTCAATGTCCGGCAAATGTTATTGCTTTATTTGTCGGTGATGCTCTATTTGGTGAAGAAGCGTATGTGAAGCAACTTTATCATCAGGTCAACCAATTAGGCTTACAAGAGCGAATTCAGTTTTTAGGATTTCGGTCGGATATTCCAGCGTTGATGTCAGCCTGTGATTTGGTGGCTCATACTTCCACGGCTCCAGAACCCTTTGGACGGGTGATTATCGAAGCGATGTTGTGCGGTCGTCCAGTCGTGGCAGCGGCAGCAGGCGGCGCGGTTGAACTCGTTCAGCCCGGTGAAACAGGTTGGTTAGTGCCACCCGGTGATTCCTTGAAACTGGCAGAGGTGATTCATCAGGTTCAGACAAATCCAGCGCGATCGCAGCAAATCGCCCAACAGGCTCAGCGTCAAGCAAGTCAACAATTTAATCTTGCATCCACCAATCACCAGATTGCAGAGTTATTGCAAGCAATTGTGAAGCCTTCATTGATCAAATCTTGTTCAAACACCCCTCCAGGATAA